In Streptomyces venezuelae, the sequence GACGAGCTCGTCGATGTACGCCCAGTGCGTGAGCGCGTAGTGGTCGGCGGTCGATGAGCCCTGGGAAGGGTTCCCGGCCGTGGGCCCGAAGGAGACCAGCGAGGAGACGCGGGCCTGGCCGACGCGGGCGTCCCGGTTCGCGGGGACCGGGGTGAATCGTTCCGCCAGAGGCACGGTCGAGGTGTTGTGGGCCAGATCGGGATCGCTCTCGGGGGTCCACCGGCTGAGCGAGCGCCACACGATCCCGGGGCCGGGGGTTCCTGACGGGAGGGAGTCCGGGAACCAGTACGAGGCGTACGGGGCCAGGTCGGCCGGTGCCGCGGCGGGCGCCGCTGCCGGTAAGGGCGCGGGCGCGGCGTCGGCCCGGGCGCGGCCCGCCAGGCCCAGCACCGCGGCGGCCCCGGCCCCGGTGGCCAGCACCCTGCGCCGGGTCGGCCGTAGCGCGGCGGCGGGCGGCGTACGGGGATCGGTGCCGTTGTCGGTCTCGGGCATGCGGGGCTCCTCACGAGGGGATCGGGGGATCGGGGGAACGCTCGGTCCGGTCCGGTCCGGTCCGGTCCGGTCTGGTCCGGTCTGGTCCGGACCGGTCTGGTCCGGTCCGGTGGGTCAGGCCGGGTCGGGCCGGATCGGTCAGCCCGGGTCGGCTCGGGCCGGGTCAGGTCACGTCGCGCACGTGCAGTACCTCGGTGATGCCGCGGGCGGCCAGATGCGCGGCGTCCGCGGCGCGCTCCGCGAGCACCACCGCCGGGCGCACCCCCTGGGCCGTCAGCGAGACCCAGGCCTCGAAGAACGCGCCGCCCGGCGCGCACACCGAACGCCCCGGAGGCCCTGCCGCCGTGCCTGCGCCGGGGCACACGGCCTCGCCCGCGTCCCCACCGACGTCCACGGCGAGCGCGGTGGACCGCGGGGCCGGGCGGTGCGCGCGGCCCCGCCACCGCGCCGCGATCCGGGCGATGGCGGCGCCCGCCGGCTTGGTCCGGCGGTCGTTGGTGAGCAGGCCGAGGCCGTACTCCAGCTCCGGGAAGTCCGCGAGATCCCGGGACACGTCGTGTGAACACCACCAGGTCACGCCCCACACGTCCGGGCAGTCCAGGGCGTTCGCGACGGTGGCCTCGGTGAACCGCGCCGCGTGCTCCGGCGGGATAAGCGGCGCCGGGGCCCCGACCTCCTGGAGCCACACGGGGCGGTGCGGGTCCAGGGCCCAGGCCTTGGAGAGCTCGATCAGGTACGCGGCGTGGTGCTCGGTCGCCGTCCCGCCCCGGCCGTGCCGCTGCGCGGTGCCGTTGAACACCCAGGAGTGCACCGCGGTGGCCCGGCCCAGCCGGGCCGCGTGGGCCGGGGTGAAGGGGTGCCCGTCCTGGTACCAGGCCGCGTCGTACTCGGCATGCAGGTGCAGCCGCCCCGGGGCCCCCTCCTCGCAGGCGGCGAGCATCCGCTCCAGCCAGCGGGCCGCCTGGTCCGGGGTGATCCGGTCGGGGTCGGGGTGCGGGGCGCCGGAGAACTGGTTGATCTCGTTGCCGACCGTCATGCCCAGGAAGTTCGGCCGGTCGGCGAGGGCCGAGGCGAGCGTGCGCAGGTACTCCTCCTGCCCGGCGACCACGTCCGGGTCGGTGAAGATGCTGCGCCGGTGCCAGGTCCGGGTCCAGGCGGGCAGGAAGTCGAAGCTCGACAAGTGGCCTTGCAGGCCGTCCACGTTGACGTCGAGCCCGCGCTCGGCCGCCGCGTCGGCGAGCGCCACGAGCTGCTCGACGGCGCGCGGCCGGATCAGCGCCCGGTTCGGCTGGAAGACCGGCCACAGCGGGAACACGCGGATGTGGTCCAGCCCGAGCGCGGCGATCGAGTCGAGGTCGGCCCGCACCTCGTCGGGATCGAAGTCCAGCCAGTGGTGGAACCAGCCGCGGGCCGGCGTGTAGTTGGCGCCGAAGCGGAGCGCGTCATCGGGCACGGGGCGTCCTGGAGTCCTCGGGGAATTCACCGGATGCGGCACAACCTGCCGGTGCGGGTGGGGAAAGTCAACAGGGCCTCCGAGTCGGGCACTTATGCGCTTCAGTCCAGTTGACACAAGGGTTCTGGGCGGAAGACCCTGTGGAAACTAATGCGCTTTAGTTGTCAGCGGGCCGCAAGGACGTGCGTGGAAATGTGCAGCGGTATTTTCGGTCACGGCGGTCACGGCGGTCACGGCGGTCACGGCGGCCTCGGCCCGGTGGTCGTCGCTGCGGCGTGGCCGGCCGCACTCCGGGGCCGCGGCCGCGACCCCACCGGCGTCGGGGACCCGCCGGCCCGGGTGCACGCCGGGTGGGCGGGAAAACACGCCCGGGCCGTTACCGCCTCGGGCCGCCTGGAGGCCGCCGGGCCGCCGGCCGGGGTGGGCGGGCGCGAAGCCTCGTACGCGCAGCGCACGGGCGGGATCCCGGTCGGTGGCACGCACGCCCGGCGGTGCGGGGCGCACGGCCGCGGGGCTCCGGGCGGGACGTGGCCGTCGACGGCCCGTGCGTTGCGGTGGACGGCGTGGCCGAGGGGGAGTTCGAGCCGCTGCCGCCGCTCGATTCCTCTCCCGGAGCCCACAGGATCGTCATGAAATCGGCCTGTCAGGGCAGGATCGCGTACGGTCCGGCCATTGCCGTCCGTATTCCGCCACGTGTGACGCACCCGAAGGACGAATGAGGCAGGCCATGGCCCGCAGACCCACGATCAAGGACATCGCCCGGCAGGCCGGAGTGTCGGAGAGCGCCGTCTCCTTCGCGCTCAACGACCGGCCGGGCGTCTCGCAGGACACCCGGGCCCGGATCCGGCGGGTCGCCGAGGAACTCGGCTGGCAGCCCAACAGTGCGGCCCGGGCCCTGTCCGGCGAACGCTCCGGCGCCGTCGGGCTGGTCCTCGCCCGGCCCGCGCACACGCTCGGCGTCGAGTCCTTCTTCCTCCAGCTCGTCTCCGGAATCCAGGAGGTCCTCTCCGCCGCCCGGACCGCCCTGCTGTTCCAGGTCGTCGAGGACATCGACGCCGAATGCGCGGTCTACCGCCGCTGGTGGGCCGAGCGACGGGTGGACGGCGTCCTCGTCGTCGACCCGCGTACGAGCGACCCGCGACCGGCGCTCCTGGAGGCACTGGCCCTGCCCGCGGTCACCATCGGCGAGGCCCTGCCACCCGGCGGCGCCGACGGAGGCGCGCCCGCCGGGCCCGGGGACCGGGGAGGCGCTTGCGCGGCCCCCTCCTTGGCCCCCTCCTCGGCTCCTTCCCCGGCTCCTTCCGGGGTTGCTTCCTCGGCCCCGTCCTCGGTCCGGGCCGACGACGCCGGCGCCATGGCGCAGGTCCTGGAGCACCTGTACGGGCTGGGCCACCGGCGGATCGTGCACGTCGCGGGGCTTCCCGGGCTCGCCCACACCGTCCGCCGGATGGAGTCGCTCCGGGACGAGGCCGCACGTCGCGGACTCGGCCCGGACCAGGTGCGCTCGGTGGTCACCGACTACTCCGACGCCGAGGGCGCGGCCGCCACCCGGCGGGTCCTCGCCGAGCCGGACCCGCCCACGGCGCTCGTCTACGACAACGACGTGATGGCCGTCGCCGGGAGCGCGGTCGCCGCCGGGCTGGGCATCCCCGTCCCGGGCCGGCTCTCGATCGTGGCCTGGGACGACTCCGCGCTCTGCCGGGTCACCCACCCCCGGCTCACCGCTCTCGTCCGGGACACCGCCGGCTTCGGCCGACTGGCCGCCGAGGAGCTCCTGGCCGTCCTCGCGGGCAGCCCGCCCGGGGTGCGGATCAGCGAGCGGCCGAGGCTGGAACCGCGTGAGAGTACGGCGCCGCCCCCGGCGCATACTTAATCCTGAAACCTTCCTGGAGCCGCCACCGTGATCATTCCCAGCGCCCCGTTCCCCGCACCGCGGGCCACCGCAGCGGCCTCCGGACCGACCGTGGCGATCGACATCGGCGGGACGAAGATCGCCGGTGCGCTGGTGCACCCCGACGGCACGATGACGGCCACGACCCGACGCCCGACCCCACGCGGGGCCGATGCCGACAGTGTCATGGAGGCGGTCGCCCAGGTCGTCGCCGACCTCTCCGAGTCGCCGCTGTGGACCGCGGCGGTCCGCTGCGGGATCGGCAGTGCCGGCCCGGTGGACACCTCCCGGGGCACGGTCAGCCCGGTCAACATCGGGGCCTGGAGGGACTTCCCGGTCCAGGAGCGGGTCGCGGCGGAACTCGCCGCGCGCGGGGCCGACCTGCCGACCGTGCTGGCCGGAGACGGGGTGGCGATGACCGCCGCCGAGCACTGGCTGGGCGCGGCCCGTGGCCACGCGAACGCCCTGTGCATGGTGGTCTCCACGGGCGTGGGCGGCGGCCTGATCCTGAACAACCAGCTCCACCCCGGCCCCACCGGCAACGCAGGGCACATCGGCCACATCAGCGTGGCCTTCGACGGTGAACCGTGCGCGTGCGGCGGCCACGGGTGCGTCGAGTCGATCGCCTCCGGGACGGCGATCGCCCGCTGGGCCCTGGAACAGGGCTGGACCCCGGCGGGTACGGACGCAACGGCCGGCGCGGCCGGAACAACCCCGGGTCTGCACGGCGCGGGCGGTGGCGGGCGTGATGCCACGGCAGCGGGCGTGGCCGTCGCCGCCGCCGGAGGCGATCCGATCGCCCTGGCCGCCTTCGACCGGGCGGGCCGCGCCCTGGCCGCCGCCATCGCGGCCACCGCGACCCTCGTGGAGACGGACATCGCGGTCATCGGCGGGGGAGTGGCCGCCGCGGGCGACACCCTCTTCGCCCCGATCCGCAGCCACCTCGCGTCCTACGCCACGCTCTCGTTCGTCAAGGACATCCAGGTGGTGCCGGCGATGCTGGGCACCCATGCGGGCCTGATCGGCGCGGCCGCGGCGGCGACCATGCTGCTGCCTTCGCCGCCGTCCTCCTCGTGAGCCGCGGGACCCTCAGGGTTTGACGGACCGGTAGTACCGGCGCGCGCCCTCGTGCAGGTCCAGCGGGTCGGTGTAGATCGCCGTGCGCAGGTCCACGAGCTGCGCCGCGTGCACCTGGCGCCCGACGAGGTCGCGGCTGAGGATCACCGTCCGCGTCAGCTGCTCGGTGAGCCGGGGGTCGGACGCCGCCGTGGTCACCAGCAGGTTCGGCACGGCAAGGGTCGACACCGAGCTGGTGTTGCGCGCCCGCGCGTAGGCGTCCTGCGGCATCACTGCCGTCCGGTAGTAGCGCGCCGGACTGCCGCTCTCCTGCAGCTGTTCCACCAGGTCGCCGAGTTGCACGAGCCGGATGTCGAAGCGCTCCGACAGTTCGCGCACCGCGTTCGTCGGCAGACCGCCGGACCAGAAGAACGCGTCGAGCCGCCCGGCTTCCAGCTCGTCCGGCATGGTGTCGATGCCGATGGACACCGAGGTGATGTCGAGCACCGGGTCGATCTTGGCCGCCTTCAGCAGCCGCTCCGCGACCAGCCGTACGCCGGAGCCCGGCTGTCCGATCGCGACACGCTTGCCGCGCAGGTCACGGGCCGACTGCACCGGTGAGTCGGCCGGGACCACCAGCTGCACGTAGTCGTCGTAGAGCCGGGCGACCCCGCGCAGCCGGTCCGCGCCGGGCTTCTTGTCGAGCTGGTACTTGGCGACCGCGTCCGCCGTCGCCACGGTGAAGTCCGCCTCGCCGGTGGCCAGCCGCTTCAGGTTCTCCTGCGACCCCTCGCTGGTCTCCAGCCGTACGTCCATCCCGGGCATGTCCCGGCCGATCGCCTGCTCCAGGAGCTGGCCGTACCGGTGGTAGACCCCGGTCCGCGCGCCCGTGCTGAAGGTCAGCTCGCCCTGCAGTTCCGGCTCCCCGAAGGGCTTCAGCCACCACGTCAGGACGCCGAGCACGGCGAGTACGGCCACCAGGACCCGCAGGGCGTGGCGCCTGCTGATCCGGGGCGGTACGAGAGGCATGGCCGCGATCCTGCCACCCGTCCGCCGTCCTGTCACGGCGCGGGTCGTCCGGGGGCTCCCGAGCGGAGCCTCGCCAGCAGCTTGCGCGCGGCCGGTCCGGGCGGTCCGTCCGTGCGCCAGGCCAGCGCGACCCGCCCGGACAGCCCCGGCTCGGTGATCCGCAGCGCGCGCAGTCCACCGCTGTCGCCGACGCCACTCCCGCTTCCGCCGTCGCCGGACCGTGCCCCGGCCCCGGCTCCCGACTCCGCTCCGGACGGCACCACCGCCACTCCCAGGCCGCGCGCGGCCAGCCGGACCAGCACGGCGGGTGCCGCCGCCTCGAAGTCCACCCGGGGTGCGAAGCCCGCCTGAGCGCACGCCCGCTCCAGCACCCCGCGCAGCCCGGTCCCGCGCGGCAGGCTGATCAGGGACCGCCCGCGCAGCGCCGTCAGCGGGATCCCGCCGTTCACGGCGGCCGCCATCAGCGGATCGTCCGCCCGTACCGCGGCGACCAGGGGCTCGTCGAGCATCACCTGGCAGGAGACGCCCGCAGGCGGCTCCCCCGCGAGGCCGACCACCGCCAGGTCCAGCTCCCCGCGCAGCAGCGCGGCCAGCATCCGCTCCGAGATGTCCTCGCAGAGCGCGATCTCCACCCCCGGGTGCTCGTCGTGGAAGTCCCCGAGCGCCTCCACCACATCGAACCCGTCCACCACCGCACCGGCCGCCCCCGGGACCAGCCCGAGGGTCACCCGCCCGCGCAGCAGGCCGGAGAACTCCTCGGCCGTCCGCCGCACACCCTCCACCGCCGCCAGCGCGGCCCGCGCGTACGAGAGCACCGCCCGGCCCGCCTCCGTCGGGGTCACCCGCCGGCCCGACCGGTCGAGCAGCCGCTGCCCGAGCTCGCGCTCCAGCTGCGCGACCTGCGAGCTCACCCCGGGTTGTGACACGTGCAGCCGGGCCCCGGCACGCGTGAAGCCGCCCTCTTCCACGACGGCCACGAAATAGCGCAGCTGAGCCAGCTCCATAACCATGGATTCTAGATCGCAGAAGAACCAAGACTTGGACTTATGCACAGGGCTGCCTCGACCCTGAAGCCATGAACCAGTCGACGCCCCGCCCCCCGGCCCGTTCCACCTCCTCCTCTCCCGCCACCGTGAGCCGCGCAGCGATCGCCGCGGCCGTCGCCGCCGAACGCCGCGAGCTGGCCGACGTACTGGACGGCCTCACCCCGGACCAGTGGGACTCCCCGTCGCTCTGCGCGGGCTGGAGCGTCCGCGAGGTCGCCGCCCACATGTCGCTCGGCTTCCGCACCACCGTCCCCGGCTTCGCCGCCGAACTTCTGCGGGCCCGCGGCAGCCTGCACCGGATGACCGACCGCACGGCCCGCCGCGACGCCGCCGCCTTCACCGCGCGCGAGCTCGCCGCGCTGCTCCGTGAGAACGCCGGCCACCCCTGGAAACCGCCTGCCGCCGGCCCGACCGGAGCCCTCGCCCACGACGTGGTCCACGGCCTCGACATCACCGTCGCCCTCGGCCACCCGCGCCGCGTCCCCGAGGACCGGCTGCGGCTCCTCCTCGACGCCGTCACCCCCCGGTCCCTGCGGTTCTTCGGCGCGGACCTCACCGGCCTCCAGCTGCGCGCGCAGGACCTGGACTGGACCCACGGCGAGGGAACTCCCGTGTACGGGGAAGCCCAGGACCTGCTGCTCGTCCTCTTCGGCCGCCGCCTTCCCCCGGGTCGGCTGAACGGGGGACCGGAAGGCCACCGGGTACCGCCTACCCTTGTTGCATGACCAGCAGCGACCGGAGCCAGGCAGTGGACGTGAAGCGAAGCTACGAGGTGCGCACCTACGGGTGCCAGATGAACGTGCACGACTCGGAGCGGCTCTCCGGTCTGCTGGAGGACGCCGGCTACGTCCGGGCGCCCGAGGGCGCCGACGGCGACGCCGACGTCGTGGTCTTCAACACCTGCGCGGTCCGCGAGAACGCCGACAACAAGCTGTACGGCAACCTCGGCCGGCTGGCCCCGATGAAGACGAAGCGCCCCGGCATGCAGATCGCCGTCGGCGGCTGCCTCGCGCAGAAGGACCGCGACACGATCGTCAAGCGGGCCCCCTGGGTCGACGTCGTCTTCGGTACGCACAACATCGGCAAGCTGCCCGTGCTGCTGGAGCGCGCCCGCATCCAGGAGGAGGCGCAGGTCGAGATCGCCGAGTCGCTGGAGGCCTTCCCCTCCACGCTCCCGACCCGCCGCGAGTCCGCGTACGCCGCCTGGGTCTCGATCTCCGTCGGCTGCAACAACACCTGCACCTTCTGCATCGTCCCGGCCCTGCGCGGCAAGGAGGAGGACCGCCGCCCCGGCGACATCCTCGCCGAGGTGGAGGCCCTGGTCGCCGAAGGCGTCTCGGAGATCACCCTGCTCGGCCAGAACGTGAACGCGTACGGCTCGGACCTGGGCGACCGCGAGGCCTTCTCCAAGCTGCTGCGCGCCTGCGGCCAGATCGAGGGCCTGGAGCGGGTCCGCTTCACCTCCCCGCACCCGCGCGACTTCACGGACGACGTGATCGCTGCGATGGCCGAGACCCCGAACGTGATGCCGCAGCTGCACATGCCGATGCAGTCCGGATCGGACACGATCCTGCGGGCGATGCGCCGCTCGTACCGGCAGGAGCGCTTCCTCGGCATCATCGAGAAGGTCCGCGCCGCCATCCCGCACGCCGCGATCTCCACCGACATCATCGTGGGCTTCCCCGGTGAGACGGAGGAGGACTTCCAGCAGACGATGCACGCGGTGCGCGAGGCCCGCTTCGCGAACGCCTTCACCTTCCAGTACTCCAAGCGCCCCGGGACCCCGGCGGCCGACATGGACGGGCAGATCCCCAAGGAGGTCGTCCAGGAGCGGTACATGCGCCTGGTCGCCCTCCAGGAGGAGATCTCCTGGGACGAGAACAAGAAGCAGGTCGGCCGCACCCTGGAGGTCATGGTCGCGGAGGGCGAGGGCCGCAAGGACGGCGCCACGCACCGCCTCTCCGGCCGTGCCCCCGACAACCGCCTGGTCCACTTCACGAAGCCGGAGGAGGACGTCCGTCCCGGTGACGTGGTCACCGTGGACATCACCTACGCGGCCCCGCACCACCTGCTGGCCGAGGGCCCGACGCTGACGGTGCGCCGGACCCGCGCGGGCGACGCCTGGGAGAAGCGCAACGCCGCTCCCGCGCAGCCGGCGGGCGTCATGCTCGGGATCCCGAAGCTGGGCGTCCCGGCGCCCCTGCCGGCCGTCACCTCCGGCTGCTCGGTGCCCACCTCCTCCTGAGCGGCACGCGGTTCCGCGCCTGCGGCTAGGCTGCGGATCATGCTCGTAGCCGCTGCCGTCTGTCCCGCCCCGCCGCTGCTCGTGCCGGAGGTCGCCGCGGGGGCCGCCGCCGAACTCGGCGCGGTCCGCACCGCCTGCTCCGACGCGCTGGCGGTGCTCACCGCGTCCCGGCCCGACCTGCTGGTCGTGGTCGGGGCCGCCGCCGAGGGCGGCGCATACGACCAGGGCACCCCCGGCGGCTTCGCCGGGTTCGGGGTGGACCTGACCGTCACCCTGGGCCCCGGCCTGGGCGAACCCCCGAGCGGCCATGCCACCGGGACCTCACTCCCGGCCTCCCTGGCGGTGGGCGGCTGGCTGCTCGGCCAGGCCGGCTGGGCGGCCGCCCCGGTCGCCGGGGTGGCCGTCGCCACGGACCTCCCCCCGAGCGGCTGCGGCCTGCTCGGAGCGGATCTGGGAGGTTCCGCCGAACGCGTGGCCATGTTGGTCCTCGGGGACGGCAGCGCCTGCCGCACGCTCAAGGCCCCGGGCTACCTCGACGAGCGCGCCGCCGCCTTCGACGCCGCCGCCGGGCGCGCCCTGGGCACCGCCGACGTGGCCGCGCTGGCCGGGATCGACGCCGCTCTCGCGGCCGAACTCCAGGCCGCCGGACGGGCCCCCTGGCAGGTGCTGGCGGCCGCCGCGGAGGGCGCACGGCTGGAAGGGCGCCTGCTGTACGAGGACGCGCCCTACGGCGTGGGGTACTTCGTCGCCGCCTGGTCCTAGCGGCGCACGGGCCCGCGGGGCCGC encodes:
- a CDS encoding maleylpyruvate isomerase family mycothiol-dependent enzyme translates to MNQSTPRPPARSTSSSPATVSRAAIAAAVAAERRELADVLDGLTPDQWDSPSLCAGWSVREVAAHMSLGFRTTVPGFAAELLRARGSLHRMTDRTARRDAAAFTARELAALLRENAGHPWKPPAAGPTGALAHDVVHGLDITVALGHPRRVPEDRLRLLLDAVTPRSLRFFGADLTGLQLRAQDLDWTHGEGTPVYGEAQDLLLVLFGRRLPPGRLNGGPEGHRVPPTLVA
- a CDS encoding ROK family protein; this encodes MPSAPFPAPRATAAASGPTVAIDIGGTKIAGALVHPDGTMTATTRRPTPRGADADSVMEAVAQVVADLSESPLWTAAVRCGIGSAGPVDTSRGTVSPVNIGAWRDFPVQERVAAELAARGADLPTVLAGDGVAMTAAEHWLGAARGHANALCMVVSTGVGGGLILNNQLHPGPTGNAGHIGHISVAFDGEPCACGGHGCVESIASGTAIARWALEQGWTPAGTDATAGAAGTTPGLHGAGGGGRDATAAGVAVAAAGGDPIALAAFDRAGRALAAAIAATATLVETDIAVIGGGVAAAGDTLFAPIRSHLASYATLSFVKDIQVVPAMLGTHAGLIGAAAAATMLLPSPPSSS
- the miaB gene encoding tRNA (N6-isopentenyl adenosine(37)-C2)-methylthiotransferase MiaB encodes the protein MTSSDRSQAVDVKRSYEVRTYGCQMNVHDSERLSGLLEDAGYVRAPEGADGDADVVVFNTCAVRENADNKLYGNLGRLAPMKTKRPGMQIAVGGCLAQKDRDTIVKRAPWVDVVFGTHNIGKLPVLLERARIQEEAQVEIAESLEAFPSTLPTRRESAYAAWVSISVGCNNTCTFCIVPALRGKEEDRRPGDILAEVEALVAEGVSEITLLGQNVNAYGSDLGDREAFSKLLRACGQIEGLERVRFTSPHPRDFTDDVIAAMAETPNVMPQLHMPMQSGSDTILRAMRRSYRQERFLGIIEKVRAAIPHAAISTDIIVGFPGETEEDFQQTMHAVREARFANAFTFQYSKRPGTPAADMDGQIPKEVVQERYMRLVALQEEISWDENKKQVGRTLEVMVAEGEGRKDGATHRLSGRAPDNRLVHFTKPEEDVRPGDVVTVDITYAAPHHLLAEGPTLTVRRTRAGDAWEKRNAAPAQPAGVMLGIPKLGVPAPLPAVTSGCSVPTSS
- a CDS encoding TAXI family TRAP transporter solute-binding subunit — its product is MPLVPPRISRRHALRVLVAVLAVLGVLTWWLKPFGEPELQGELTFSTGARTGVYHRYGQLLEQAIGRDMPGMDVRLETSEGSQENLKRLATGEADFTVATADAVAKYQLDKKPGADRLRGVARLYDDYVQLVVPADSPVQSARDLRGKRVAIGQPGSGVRLVAERLLKAAKIDPVLDITSVSIGIDTMPDELEAGRLDAFFWSGGLPTNAVRELSERFDIRLVQLGDLVEQLQESGSPARYYRTAVMPQDAYARARNTSSVSTLAVPNLLVTTAASDPRLTEQLTRTVILSRDLVGRQVHAAQLVDLRTAIYTDPLDLHEGARRYYRSVKP
- a CDS encoding LacI family DNA-binding transcriptional regulator — encoded protein: MARRPTIKDIARQAGVSESAVSFALNDRPGVSQDTRARIRRVAEELGWQPNSAARALSGERSGAVGLVLARPAHTLGVESFFLQLVSGIQEVLSAARTALLFQVVEDIDAECAVYRRWWAERRVDGVLVVDPRTSDPRPALLEALALPAVTIGEALPPGGADGGAPAGPGDRGGACAAPSLAPSSAPSPAPSGVASSAPSSVRADDAGAMAQVLEHLYGLGHRRIVHVAGLPGLAHTVRRMESLRDEAARRGLGPDQVRSVVTDYSDAEGAAATRRVLAEPDPPTALVYDNDVMAVAGSAVAAGLGIPVPGRLSIVAWDDSALCRVTHPRLTALVRDTAGFGRLAAEELLAVLAGSPPGVRISERPRLEPRESTAPPPAHT
- a CDS encoding LysR family transcriptional regulator, whose protein sequence is MELAQLRYFVAVVEEGGFTRAGARLHVSQPGVSSQVAQLERELGQRLLDRSGRRVTPTEAGRAVLSYARAALAAVEGVRRTAEEFSGLLRGRVTLGLVPGAAGAVVDGFDVVEALGDFHDEHPGVEIALCEDISERMLAALLRGELDLAVVGLAGEPPAGVSCQVMLDEPLVAAVRADDPLMAAAVNGGIPLTALRGRSLISLPRGTGLRGVLERACAQAGFAPRVDFEAAAPAVLVRLAARGLGVAVVPSGAESGAGAGARSGDGGSGSGVGDSGGLRALRITEPGLSGRVALAWRTDGPPGPAARKLLARLRSGAPGRPAP
- a CDS encoding glycoside hydrolase 5 family protein, producing the protein MPDDALRFGANYTPARGWFHHWLDFDPDEVRADLDSIAALGLDHIRVFPLWPVFQPNRALIRPRAVEQLVALADAAAERGLDVNVDGLQGHLSSFDFLPAWTRTWHRRSIFTDPDVVAGQEEYLRTLASALADRPNFLGMTVGNEINQFSGAPHPDPDRITPDQAARWLERMLAACEEGAPGRLHLHAEYDAAWYQDGHPFTPAHAARLGRATAVHSWVFNGTAQRHGRGGTATEHHAAYLIELSKAWALDPHRPVWLQEVGAPAPLIPPEHAARFTEATVANALDCPDVWGVTWWCSHDVSRDLADFPELEYGLGLLTNDRRTKPAGAAIARIAARWRGRAHRPAPRSTALAVDVGGDAGEAVCPGAGTAAGPPGRSVCAPGGAFFEAWVSLTAQGVRPAVVLAERAADAAHLAARGITEVLHVRDVT